Proteins encoded together in one Mycobacterium sp. MS1601 window:
- a CDS encoding dienelactone hydrolase family protein: MPIFTDTVTTADGTCPVTVATPDGDGPWPGVVMYPDAGGARATFDQMAAELAGYGYVVLVPDVYYRNGQWAPFDMATVFGDQEERKRLFSMIGSVTQEAMATDASAFFDYLAARPDVRGQTFGTTGYCMGGRTSMVVAGLVPDRVAAAMSFHGGGLVTDAPDSPHLRSDQIRARVYVAGAAADQSFTEDNAETLDKALTAAGVTHTVVIYPAGHGFAVPDNAPYDRAAAQRHWEAMAEVFGDELR; the protein is encoded by the coding sequence ATGCCGATCTTCACCGACACCGTCACCACCGCCGACGGGACCTGCCCCGTCACCGTCGCGACTCCGGACGGCGACGGCCCCTGGCCCGGCGTCGTGATGTACCCGGACGCCGGCGGTGCCCGCGCCACCTTCGACCAGATGGCCGCCGAGTTGGCCGGTTACGGCTACGTGGTCCTGGTTCCGGACGTCTACTACCGAAACGGGCAGTGGGCGCCGTTCGACATGGCGACGGTGTTCGGCGATCAGGAGGAACGCAAGCGGCTGTTCTCCATGATCGGCTCCGTCACCCAGGAAGCCATGGCCACCGACGCCAGCGCCTTCTTCGACTACCTCGCCGCACGCCCGGACGTCCGTGGGCAGACCTTCGGCACCACCGGCTACTGCATGGGCGGGCGCACGTCGATGGTGGTGGCAGGCCTGGTGCCGGACCGGGTCGCCGCGGCCATGTCCTTTCACGGCGGCGGGCTGGTGACCGACGCACCGGACAGCCCCCACCTGCGGTCCGACCAGATCCGGGCGCGGGTATACGTCGCAGGGGCGGCCGCCGATCAGTCCTTCACCGAGGACAACGCCGAGACCCTGGACAAGGCACTGACCGCCGCAGGCGTCACGCACACCGTGGTCATCTACCCGGCCGGACACGGGTTCGCGGTACCCGACAACGCCCCCTACGACCGGGCCGCGGCACAGCGGCACTGGGAGGCCATGGCAGAGGTCTTCGGCGACGAGTTGAGGTGA
- a CDS encoding HpcH/HpaI aldolase/citrate lyase family protein, with protein MYDQVDQPSPENQPAGSRIDPVLARSWLLVNGAQGERFPAAARSRADIVVLDIEDAVAPKDKTVARENVTRWLADGNSDWVRVNGFGTQWWADDLDLLAGTSVGGVMLAMVESVDHVVETAKRLPGVPIVALVETARGLERITEIASAKGTFRLAFGIGDFRRDTGFGDNPATLAYARSRFTIAAKAAHLPSAIDGPTIGTSALKLIEATAVSAEFGMTGKICLTPDQCAAVNEGLSPSKDEISWAKEFFAEFERDGGEIRNGSDLPRIARANKILDLARAYGIEESPFDDSETHAPAPSDTYHY; from the coding sequence GTGTATGACCAGGTTGATCAGCCCAGCCCCGAAAACCAGCCTGCCGGTTCGCGGATAGACCCGGTACTGGCCCGCAGTTGGCTGCTGGTCAACGGCGCCCAGGGCGAGCGATTCCCGGCCGCGGCTCGATCACGCGCCGACATCGTCGTCCTCGACATCGAAGACGCGGTGGCGCCGAAGGACAAGACGGTGGCCCGCGAGAACGTGACCCGCTGGCTGGCTGACGGCAACAGCGACTGGGTGCGGGTGAACGGCTTCGGCACACAGTGGTGGGCCGACGACCTTGACCTGCTGGCCGGCACATCGGTCGGCGGCGTGATGCTGGCCATGGTGGAATCCGTCGACCACGTGGTCGAGACCGCCAAGCGGTTGCCCGGTGTTCCCATCGTCGCCCTGGTCGAGACGGCGCGCGGCCTGGAGCGCATCACCGAGATCGCCTCGGCCAAAGGCACCTTTCGGCTGGCATTCGGCATCGGCGACTTCCGCCGCGACACCGGGTTCGGCGACAACCCCGCCACCCTGGCCTATGCGCGGTCGCGGTTCACCATCGCGGCCAAGGCCGCCCACCTGCCCAGCGCCATCGACGGGCCGACCATCGGGACCAGCGCGCTGAAGCTCATCGAGGCCACCGCGGTGTCCGCCGAGTTCGGCATGACGGGCAAGATCTGTCTGACGCCGGACCAGTGCGCCGCCGTCAACGAAGGTCTGTCCCCGTCGAAGGACGAGATCAGCTGGGCCAAGGAGTTTTTCGCCGAGTTCGAACGCGACGGCGGCGAGATCCGCAACGGTTCCGACCTGCCCCGGATCGCCAGGGCCAACAAGATCCTGGATCTGGCCCGGGCGTACGGCATCGAGGAGTCACCGTTCGACGATTCCGAAACCCACGCCCCGGCGCCATCGGACACCTACCACTACTGA
- a CDS encoding flavodoxin family protein gives MTTLLVVHHTPSPATREVLEAVLGGARDPEITGVDVVVRPALAATVPDALAADGFLFGTTANFGYMSGALKYFFDTVYYPILDHVAGRPYGLWVHGNNDTAGATASVGRLTAGLSLARVADVLEVTGGVDAAVRARAYELGGTLAATLMN, from the coding sequence GTGACCACGCTGCTGGTGGTGCACCACACCCCGTCACCGGCCACCCGCGAGGTGTTGGAGGCGGTGCTCGGCGGTGCCAGGGACCCCGAGATCACCGGCGTCGACGTCGTCGTCCGTCCAGCACTGGCCGCCACCGTGCCCGATGCGTTGGCGGCCGACGGCTTCCTGTTCGGCACCACCGCCAACTTCGGCTACATGTCGGGTGCGCTCAAGTACTTCTTCGACACGGTGTACTACCCGATCCTGGACCATGTGGCCGGGCGGCCTTACGGTCTGTGGGTGCACGGCAACAACGACACCGCCGGGGCGACGGCTTCGGTCGGGCGTTTGACCGCCGGACTGTCCTTGGCCAGGGTGGCCGACGTGCTCGAGGTCACCGGTGGCGTCGACGCTGCGGTGCGCGCACGGGCGTATGAACTCGGCGGCACCCTCGCCGCGACTCTGATGAACTAG
- the dapB gene encoding 4-hydroxy-tetrahydrodipicolinate reductase, producing MRVGVLGAKGKVGATMVAAVQEAPDLELSVGVDAGDPLSTLTDTNTEVVIDFTHPSVVMDNLKFLIDNGIHAVVGTTGFTEDRIEQVRTWLADKPESAVLIAPNFAIGAVLSMHFAKQAARFFESVEVIELHHPHKADAPSGTAARTAALVAEARKGLPPSPDATSTGLDGARGADVDGVRVHSVRLAGLIAHQEVLFGTQGETLTIRHDSLDRTSFVPGVLLAVRTVASRPGLTVGIEPLMDL from the coding sequence ATGCGAGTCGGAGTGCTGGGGGCAAAGGGCAAGGTTGGGGCCACCATGGTGGCGGCGGTGCAGGAGGCGCCGGATCTCGAACTGTCCGTCGGTGTCGACGCTGGTGACCCGTTGTCCACGCTCACTGACACCAACACCGAGGTTGTCATCGACTTCACCCATCCGAGCGTGGTGATGGACAACCTGAAGTTCCTCATCGACAACGGAATTCACGCGGTCGTGGGCACCACTGGGTTCACCGAGGACCGCATCGAACAGGTGCGCACCTGGCTGGCCGACAAGCCCGAGAGCGCCGTCTTGATCGCCCCCAACTTCGCCATCGGTGCCGTCCTGTCCATGCACTTCGCCAAGCAGGCTGCCCGTTTCTTCGAGTCGGTCGAGGTCATCGAACTACACCACCCACACAAGGCCGATGCCCCGTCCGGCACCGCCGCCCGCACCGCCGCGCTGGTCGCCGAGGCTCGAAAAGGCCTGCCGCCCAGCCCCGATGCCACCAGCACCGGCCTCGACGGTGCCCGCGGCGCTGACGTCGACGGCGTGCGAGTGCACTCGGTACGCCTCGCCGGGCTGATCGCCCACCAGGAAGTGCTGTTCGGCACTCAGGGGGAGACGCTGACCATCCGTCATGACAGCCTTGACCGCACCTCGTTCGTGCCCGGTGTGCTGCTGGCGGTACGCACCGTCGCTTCGCGACCGGGGTTGACGGTGGGTATCGAACCTCTGATGGACCTCTAG
- a CDS encoding molybdopterin-containing oxidoreductase family protein: MTLAHQNLSIVRGACPHDCPDTCAMLYEVQDGKLIGVKGDPDHPMTRGGLCVKVKNFHEHHYQSDRLLHPMRRVGAKGAGEFERITWDEALAEIKQRWTEIIETYGSQAIMPHAYLGHQGVLNGLTSGDAFFNRLGSTVAEKTYCESGSSTAWHMTVGGSGGLDIESMAHSKYIIVWGMNMTSTNLHGWPFLLEARKHNGAKIVVIDPVHNRTARQADWHIPIRPGTDGALAMGMIHEIIAQGLVDTDYVAKYTVGYDELAARAQAFPPERVQEITGIPADDVRTLAREYATSQPAAIRQGVALERNRGGGQAIRAITCLPALVGAWRHVGGGTMEMPIWEFPTQFDKICMPQWIPEGTRVVNELDLGMALTGELELNPPIKSLFVYNSNPVSQGPAQQKTMNGLMRDDLFTVVSEHFITDTAKFADIVLPATMQAEQLDIMVTWGHLYISLNQPAIEPPGECVPNVELFRRLAATMEFDAESMKYWNRTDREMLIDFHDWQAPALHGITVDKLEEVGWMRLNVGTPDTRAPHAEGNFPTPSGKCEFRSSLAEGGNFVVPVWRSMYEDKQPGGYLDPVPDYVAPFESRQSNPELAERFPLSIITPKPHAFLNSQYGNAPDKRAAQGELRVFIHPVDAAERQIADGDLVRVFNDRGAFEAPAVLDSGLIVGLVMSNVGYWQDKPSGTTVNAITSDRHCEFGNAGVYGDNLVEVEKMVEEAVAV; the protein is encoded by the coding sequence ATGACACTCGCCCACCAGAATCTCAGCATCGTCCGTGGCGCCTGTCCGCACGACTGCCCCGACACCTGCGCCATGCTCTATGAAGTTCAGGACGGCAAACTCATCGGCGTCAAAGGCGATCCTGACCACCCGATGACCCGCGGTGGCCTGTGCGTCAAGGTGAAGAACTTCCACGAGCACCACTACCAGTCTGATCGCTTACTGCACCCGATGCGCCGCGTAGGAGCAAAGGGCGCAGGCGAATTCGAGCGGATCACCTGGGACGAGGCACTGGCAGAGATCAAACAGCGCTGGACCGAGATCATCGAGACCTACGGCAGCCAGGCCATCATGCCGCACGCCTACCTGGGGCACCAGGGAGTGCTCAACGGCCTCACCTCCGGGGACGCGTTCTTCAACCGGCTGGGCTCTACCGTCGCCGAGAAGACGTACTGCGAATCAGGGTCGTCCACCGCCTGGCACATGACCGTCGGCGGTTCGGGCGGTCTGGACATCGAGTCCATGGCGCATTCGAAGTACATCATCGTGTGGGGCATGAACATGACCAGCACCAACCTGCACGGCTGGCCGTTCTTGCTGGAGGCGCGAAAACACAACGGCGCCAAGATTGTTGTGATCGACCCGGTGCACAATCGGACTGCGCGGCAGGCCGACTGGCACATCCCCATCCGGCCCGGCACCGACGGCGCCCTTGCCATGGGCATGATCCACGAGATCATCGCGCAGGGGCTGGTGGACACTGACTACGTCGCGAAGTACACCGTCGGCTATGACGAGCTGGCAGCCCGTGCGCAGGCGTTCCCGCCCGAGCGGGTACAGGAGATCACCGGCATTCCCGCCGATGACGTCCGCACCCTGGCACGGGAGTACGCCACCAGCCAACCGGCAGCCATTCGCCAGGGTGTCGCTCTGGAGCGCAATCGTGGTGGCGGCCAAGCGATTCGCGCCATCACCTGCCTTCCCGCACTGGTTGGAGCCTGGCGCCATGTGGGCGGTGGCACCATGGAGATGCCCATTTGGGAGTTCCCCACCCAATTCGACAAGATCTGCATGCCGCAGTGGATTCCCGAAGGCACCCGGGTGGTCAACGAGCTGGATCTCGGTATGGCACTCACCGGAGAGCTGGAACTCAACCCACCGATCAAGTCGCTGTTCGTCTACAACTCGAACCCCGTCTCTCAGGGTCCCGCACAGCAGAAGACGATGAACGGGCTGATGCGTGACGATCTCTTCACGGTCGTCAGCGAGCATTTCATCACCGATACCGCAAAGTTCGCCGACATCGTGCTGCCCGCCACCATGCAGGCCGAGCAGCTGGACATCATGGTCACGTGGGGCCATCTGTACATCTCGCTCAATCAGCCGGCCATCGAGCCGCCCGGCGAGTGTGTGCCGAACGTCGAGCTGTTCCGCCGGCTGGCCGCCACCATGGAATTCGATGCCGAGTCGATGAAGTACTGGAATCGCACCGATCGGGAGATGCTGATCGACTTCCACGATTGGCAGGCCCCTGCGTTGCACGGCATCACCGTCGACAAGCTGGAGGAAGTGGGGTGGATGCGGCTCAACGTCGGCACCCCCGACACCCGGGCACCACACGCCGAAGGCAATTTCCCCACCCCATCGGGCAAGTGCGAGTTCCGATCCAGCCTCGCTGAAGGCGGCAACTTCGTGGTCCCGGTGTGGCGCTCGATGTACGAGGACAAGCAGCCGGGCGGATACCTCGACCCGGTACCGGACTACGTGGCACCGTTCGAATCGCGGCAGTCCAATCCCGAACTCGCCGAACGCTTCCCGTTGAGCATCATCACACCGAAGCCGCATGCCTTCCTCAACAGTCAATACGGCAACGCGCCGGACAAGCGGGCCGCCCAGGGCGAACTGCGGGTGTTCATCCACCCTGTCGACGCCGCCGAGCGCCAGATCGCCGACGGGGATCTGGTGCGGGTGTTCAACGATCGCGGCGCGTTCGAGGCCCCAGCTGTGCTGGACTCCGGCCTGATCGTGGGCCTGGTGATGTCGAATGTCGGCTACTGGCAGGACAAGCCGTCAGGCACCACCGTCAATGCCATCACCTCGGACCGCCACTGCGAGTTCGGCAACGCCGGCGTCTACGGCGACAATCTGGTGGAGGTCGAGAAGATGGTGGAGGAAGCCGTCGCCGTCTAG
- a CDS encoding YoaK family protein: protein MTGPDSERTRTLWFALLLTLANGFLDAYTYVARGGVFANVQTGNVILFAIEVSQAKLAAAFAHVWPLLAFIAGVALAAHIKSGRAERVVPHPLRWTMAVQAAALVIVGFVPASVPHSYVTVPISFLAAMQIGLFRNIGDLAYLPVATTGNMMRFVESGYDGFVEKHDQGRRAVRIYGTLILAFSGGAVIGAVASFAWGVRAVWVAAVVLAVTLVLFIIDETRLR from the coding sequence GTGACCGGTCCCGACAGTGAACGGACCCGCACGCTGTGGTTCGCACTTCTGCTCACCCTCGCCAACGGATTCCTCGACGCTTACACCTACGTGGCGCGCGGCGGCGTCTTCGCCAATGTCCAGACCGGCAACGTCATTCTCTTCGCCATCGAGGTCTCGCAGGCGAAACTGGCCGCAGCCTTCGCGCACGTGTGGCCGCTGCTGGCCTTCATCGCCGGGGTGGCGCTGGCGGCCCACATCAAGTCGGGCCGCGCCGAACGTGTGGTCCCGCACCCGCTTCGCTGGACCATGGCAGTGCAGGCCGCCGCGCTGGTGATCGTCGGCTTTGTGCCGGCCTCGGTGCCGCACAGCTACGTGACGGTGCCGATCTCCTTTCTGGCCGCCATGCAGATCGGTCTGTTCCGCAACATCGGAGATCTGGCGTATCTGCCCGTCGCTACCACCGGGAACATGATGCGGTTCGTGGAATCCGGATACGACGGCTTCGTCGAGAAACACGACCAGGGACGACGGGCGGTCCGGATCTACGGCACGCTGATCCTGGCGTTTTCCGGCGGCGCCGTGATCGGCGCCGTCGCCTCCTTCGCCTGGGGTGTGCGGGCTGTCTGGGTGGCCGCGGTGGTGCTGGCGGTGACGTTGGTGCTGTTCATCATCGACGAGACCAGGCTGCGCTGA
- a CDS encoding Lrp/AsnC family transcriptional regulator: MSEESAGSAVRRPHPPKDVRGAEIDDVDRRILAALHADARISNSALADAVGIAASTCHGRVRRLQDMGVIRGFYTDIDPAAIGLSLQAMISVSLQSNARGKIRHFIGQIRSKPQVMDVYFLAGADDFILHVAARDTDDLRAFVVENLNADADVAGTQTSLIFEHLRGAAPL, from the coding sequence ATGTCAGAAGAATCAGCAGGATCCGCGGTGCGTCGCCCGCATCCCCCGAAGGATGTTCGGGGCGCCGAGATCGACGACGTGGACCGGCGGATCCTGGCGGCGCTGCATGCCGATGCCCGCATCTCCAACAGTGCCCTGGCCGATGCCGTCGGTATCGCCGCATCGACGTGTCATGGTCGTGTCCGGCGATTGCAGGACATGGGGGTGATCCGCGGCTTCTACACCGACATCGATCCCGCCGCGATCGGGCTCTCCCTGCAGGCAATGATCTCGGTGAGTCTGCAGTCCAACGCCCGCGGCAAGATCCGGCACTTCATCGGGCAGATCAGAAGCAAACCGCAGGTGATGGACGTGTACTTCCTGGCCGGCGCCGACGACTTCATCCTGCACGTCGCCGCCCGCGACACCGACGACCTGCGCGCCTTCGTGGTGGAGAACCTCAACGCCGACGCCGACGTGGCCGGCACCCAGACCTCCCTGATCTTCGAGCACCTGCGAGGGGCCGCGCCGCTGTGA
- the ald gene encoding alanine dehydrogenase — protein MRVGIPTEIKNNEFRVAITPSGVAELVRRGHDVAIQAGAGEGSAITDTDFKAAGAEIVGTADQVWAEAELLLKVKEPIEAEYARLRKGQTLFTYLHLAASRPCTDALLASGTTSIAFETVQTADGALPLLAPMSEVAGRLSAQVGAYHLMRTQGGRGVLMGGVPGVAPANVVVIGGGMAGLNAARVAKGMGAHVTVFDLNINTLRKVDAEFGGTIATRYSSALDLEAAVTNADLVIGAVLVPGAKAPKLVTNSTVAQMKSGAVLVDIAIDQGGCFEDSRPTTHDDPTFAVHDTVFYCVANMPGAVPRTSTFALTNSTMPYVLKLADKGWQAACRSDAALAKGLSTHAGALLSEQVAADLELPFTDPATVL, from the coding sequence ATGCGCGTCGGCATCCCGACCGAGATCAAAAACAACGAGTTCCGCGTCGCCATCACCCCTTCCGGTGTGGCCGAACTGGTCCGCCGCGGCCACGATGTCGCCATCCAGGCCGGCGCCGGCGAGGGCTCGGCGATCACCGATACCGATTTCAAAGCCGCGGGCGCGGAGATCGTCGGCACTGCTGACCAGGTGTGGGCCGAGGCCGAGCTGCTGCTCAAGGTCAAGGAACCCATCGAGGCCGAGTACGCCCGGTTGCGCAAGGGCCAGACCCTGTTCACCTACCTGCACCTGGCTGCGTCCAGGCCGTGCACCGACGCCCTGTTGGCCTCGGGCACCACGTCCATCGCCTTTGAGACGGTGCAGACCGCGGATGGGGCGCTGCCCCTGCTCGCACCGATGAGCGAGGTCGCCGGCCGCCTGTCCGCCCAGGTGGGCGCCTACCATCTGATGCGCACCCAGGGCGGTCGCGGTGTATTGATGGGCGGCGTTCCCGGCGTCGCCCCGGCCAACGTCGTGGTGATCGGCGGCGGGATGGCAGGCCTCAATGCCGCCCGCGTCGCCAAGGGCATGGGCGCCCACGTCACCGTCTTCGACCTGAACATCAACACCCTGCGCAAGGTCGACGCCGAGTTCGGCGGCACGATCGCCACCCGCTACTCGTCCGCGTTGGACCTGGAGGCCGCAGTCACCAACGCCGACCTGGTGATCGGCGCCGTACTGGTGCCGGGCGCCAAGGCGCCCAAGCTGGTGACCAATTCCACTGTGGCACAGATGAAGTCTGGCGCGGTTCTGGTGGACATCGCCATCGATCAGGGCGGCTGCTTCGAGGATTCGCGGCCCACCACCCACGATGACCCGACGTTTGCCGTGCATGACACGGTGTTCTACTGCGTGGCCAACATGCCGGGCGCGGTGCCGCGCACCTCCACCTTCGCGCTGACCAACTCGACCATGCCGTATGTGCTCAAGCTCGCCGACAAGGGCTGGCAGGCGGCCTGCCGGTCCGATGCCGCACTGGCCAAGGGCCTGTCCACCCACGCCGGCGCCTTGCTGTCGGAGCAGGTGGCCGCCGATCTGGAACTGCCGTTCACCGATCCCGCCACCGTGCTGTAA
- a CDS encoding DUF4334 domain-containing protein, translating to MMLSDVLPSTPTTTAEALAIFDAAPAVAPEFMIGTWHGAELPTSHPLDGFLAASGWWGKQFVDSENVHPLLFPTADGSGLWALNPVLAFGGLGVAAKLPGVKSRSFKKPISTMRSVLQTRAPKARLRTTRYRGTDTATMIYDQLPINDVFRQLSNDAVIGAMDLRGSARPYFFVLRRDDSLRLV from the coding sequence ATGATGTTGAGTGACGTCCTCCCGAGTACGCCCACCACCACCGCCGAGGCCTTGGCCATCTTCGATGCCGCGCCCGCCGTGGCGCCCGAGTTCATGATCGGCACCTGGCACGGCGCCGAGCTGCCGACCAGCCACCCTCTCGACGGGTTCCTGGCCGCCAGCGGCTGGTGGGGAAAACAATTCGTGGACTCCGAGAACGTGCACCCGCTGCTGTTCCCGACCGCCGACGGCTCCGGCCTGTGGGCACTGAACCCGGTGCTGGCTTTCGGAGGCCTCGGCGTCGCGGCCAAACTACCCGGCGTCAAGAGCCGGTCGTTCAAGAAACCGATCTCCACCATGCGGTCGGTGCTGCAGACCCGTGCCCCCAAGGCCCGACTACGCACCACCCGTTACCGCGGCACGGATACCGCGACCATGATCTACGACCAGCTGCCCATCAACGACGTGTTCCGGCAACTGTCCAACGACGCCGTGATCGGCGCGATGGATCTGCGTGGCTCGGCACGCCCGTACTTCTTCGTACTGCGCCGTGACGACTCACTGAGGCTGGTCTAG